A region of Aquila chrysaetos chrysaetos chromosome 13, bAquChr1.4, whole genome shotgun sequence DNA encodes the following proteins:
- the GPATCH11 gene encoding G patch domain-containing protein 11 isoform X1, translating into MEEDGEEDYMSDLFIKQDVRPGLPMMRRMKETIQKEEKQKEANEKNRQKSIKEEEKERRDLVLKSALGTENKGFALLQKMGYKSGQALGKSGEGIVEPIPLNIKTGRSGLGHEELKKRKAEEKLENYRQKLHMKKQANEQAADQFRIRFKNKQEERKMEGDLRKSQRACQQLDMQKVRPVFLGVGRKATNKGIDVPKETWFWLEPEEEEKDEEDEEDECTSSDISVSEKLHILTAYLREEHFYCIWCGTTYEDSEDLSSNCPGDSAADHD; encoded by the exons ATGGAGGAAGATGGAGAGGAAGACTACAtgtctgatttatttattaa ACAGGATGTAAGGCCAGGCTTGCCCATGATGAGGCGGATGAAGGAAActattcagaaagaagaaaagcaaaaagaagccaatgagaaaaacagacaaaagagtataaaagaagaagaaaaagagagacgCGACTTGGTATTGAAAAGTGCATTGGGCACTGAGAACAAAGGCTTTGCTTTGCTCCAGAAGATGGGCTACAAGAGCGGCCAGGCCCTTGGCAAAAGTG GAGAGGGTATTGTTGAACCTATTCCTCTGAACATAAAAACAG GCAGAAGTGGGCTTGGTCATGAGGAACTAAAAAAGcgaaaagctgaagaaaaactggaaaactaTAGACAAAAACTCCAtatgaaaaaacaagcaaatgaacAAGCTGCAGATCAGTTCAG AATAAgattcaaaaacaaacaagaagaaCGCAAGATGGAAGGGGACCTCAGAAAAAGCCAGAGGGCCTGCCAGCAATTAGATATGCAAAAAGTGAGACCTGTGTTTTTGGGGGTTGGAAGGAAGGCTACAAACAAA GGTATTGATGTTCCCAAGGAGACTTGGTTTTGGCTAGAAcctgaagaggaagagaaggatgaGGAAGACGAGGAAGATGAATGCACAAGCTCAGACATAAGC GTATCAGAAAAGTTACACATCCTGACTGCCTATTTGAGAGAAGAACACTTTTACTGCATTTGGTGTGGAACAACCTATGAAG ACTCTGAAGATTTATCTTCGAACTGCCCTGGAGACAGTGCTGCAGATCATGACTAG
- the GPATCH11 gene encoding G patch domain-containing protein 11 isoform X2, whose translation MEEDGEEDYMSDLFIKQDVRPGLPMMRRMKETIQKEEKQKEANEKNRQKSIKEEEKERRDLVLKSALGTENKGFALLQKMGYKSGQALGKSGEGIVEPIPLNIKTGRSGLGHEELKKRKAEEKLENYRQKLHMKKQANEQAADQFRIRFKNKQEERKMEGDLRKSQRACQQLDMQKGIDVPKETWFWLEPEEEEKDEEDEEDECTSSDISVSEKLHILTAYLREEHFYCIWCGTTYEDSEDLSSNCPGDSAADHD comes from the exons ATGGAGGAAGATGGAGAGGAAGACTACAtgtctgatttatttattaa ACAGGATGTAAGGCCAGGCTTGCCCATGATGAGGCGGATGAAGGAAActattcagaaagaagaaaagcaaaaagaagccaatgagaaaaacagacaaaagagtataaaagaagaagaaaaagagagacgCGACTTGGTATTGAAAAGTGCATTGGGCACTGAGAACAAAGGCTTTGCTTTGCTCCAGAAGATGGGCTACAAGAGCGGCCAGGCCCTTGGCAAAAGTG GAGAGGGTATTGTTGAACCTATTCCTCTGAACATAAAAACAG GCAGAAGTGGGCTTGGTCATGAGGAACTAAAAAAGcgaaaagctgaagaaaaactggaaaactaTAGACAAAAACTCCAtatgaaaaaacaagcaaatgaacAAGCTGCAGATCAGTTCAG AATAAgattcaaaaacaaacaagaagaaCGCAAGATGGAAGGGGACCTCAGAAAAAGCCAGAGGGCCTGCCAGCAATTAGATATGCAAAAA GGTATTGATGTTCCCAAGGAGACTTGGTTTTGGCTAGAAcctgaagaggaagagaaggatgaGGAAGACGAGGAAGATGAATGCACAAGCTCAGACATAAGC GTATCAGAAAAGTTACACATCCTGACTGCCTATTTGAGAGAAGAACACTTTTACTGCATTTGGTGTGGAACAACCTATGAAG ACTCTGAAGATTTATCTTCGAACTGCCCTGGAGACAGTGCTGCAGATCATGACTAG